In Pocillopora verrucosa isolate sample1 chromosome 13, ASM3666991v2, whole genome shotgun sequence, one genomic interval encodes:
- the LOC131787453 gene encoding uncharacterized protein, with amino-acid sequence MADDQGNQDSLRQFVADECKAQATERSDVENPENVTLDAERMNNFYQRALRESERMSNEVTRSHMQRSELHKELGADMFKSWTQDHAQEVLSSERYELWSKEEEKAEEALKQLKNSSICEDESSDDASH; translated from the exons ATGGCCGATGATCAAGGGAATCAAGACAGTTTGAGACAGTTTGTTGCCGATGAATGTAAAGCTCAAGCTACAGAG CGGTCTGACGTTGAAAACCCTGAGAATGTGACTTTAGATGCCGAGAGAATGAATAACTTTTATCAGCGTGCGTTGAGGGAAAGCGAGCG AATGAGCAACGAAGTCACAAGATCCCACATGCAGAGAAGTGAACTTCATAAAGAACTAGGAGCAGACATGTTTAAGAGCTGGACTCAAGATCATGCTCAAGAGGTCCTCAGTTCTGAAAGGTATGAACTGTGGagcaaagaagaagaaaaggcaGAAGAAGCTCTTAAACAGCTGAAGAATTCATCAATCTGTGAAGACGAAAGCAGTGATGATGCATCACATTGA
- the LOC131787438 gene encoding LOW QUALITY PROTEIN: uncharacterized protein (The sequence of the model RefSeq protein was modified relative to this genomic sequence to represent the inferred CDS: substituted 1 base at 1 genomic stop codon), with protein sequence MMLTFQRYVLCITYFTHLAWSSERVASDGSKPHKLQATELYKNTVHYWPFEEVSNRSVIDYTGYNDGRLRGSFNIISGIVGAALEISGNSSWVDFGVLPSLCINHPETCRSGFTIALWLKIQGFQNNRIILQLGQHRFSRGLTIWTQRSLRKNIGFSTNTLNRKYYWMLEWKNDNWNHIALKWDNRAGSLRIYFNCTLAKVVNKSKKATPLEDNKPSRLTLGASHAKKNHMKLMVDEFAIWNHTVSDDLLCKVFRIHSVDKNYSEWSDFSPCSVSCGNGTMKRTRNCSLPLPTNRDQHNCSFIGPSEEVKSCFLRECPLDENYSQWSVFNNCSKTCGGGIKKRSRTCSNPKSGLGGRNCSSLGLTVEVKNCNTQPCPIDGGYSEWTEFSRCTVSCGNGTRHRTRSCSRPQPKYGGRDCAHLGSNIEIAICNNTFCPTHGGFSEWSTFSKCTRTCDKGIQKRSRKCSNPEPSHGGKDCSSLGAHVETRVCNTQHCPVNGGFTEWTRWGECSRSCGVGIKNRTRSCSDPIPMYGGNECDGYTIDFTVCNIDLCRVDGNYSSWSKFSACSKSCAGGKMKRTRTCTNPPPDNGEDCSLLGSAIEIRNCNTFPCPINGNYSSWSNFSLCSKSCGNGTMERTRNCSNPEPKHGGVNCSYLGLPKEVKSCNAFPCPIHGNFSSWSLFSVCSKSCGNGKKTRTRSCSNPVPKHGGKNCSALEPLKEVRSCNTFPCPVHGNYSPWSNFSSCSKSCGNGKMVRIRKCSNPTPKHGGRNCSLFGHSTEVRSCNAFPCPVHGNYSTWSNFSACSKSCGNGTMSRFRNCTNPKPRHKGKNCSSLGAPVDIQLCNVFPCPIHGGYTVWGNFTQCTLSCGNGTMYRTRNCSNPAPRHRGENCSKLGPAEEIRACNEHPCPIHGGYTQWSEFSQCSTSCGNGTHRRTRLCSNPAPKFGGKNCSLYGLDIDVESCYLIPCPLDGGYSMWSNFTECTKSCNVGRHTRTRQCNNPVPKHGGKDCSSLGPETDVQLCNTFPCPIHGGYNQWSGFESCTRTCGGGKLIRRRSCINPPPAHGGRNCSSQGPSIEXKTIYLSAAFDTVDHKILLKALQTKLGVCGSALSWFKSYLEGRSQRICIKETLSQSFDLKWGVPQGSCLGPLLFTIYSSDLFSLLESHLPTAHAYADDTQLYLSFSPSVGTGELDAVTAIENCIRDIRQWMCVRKLMLNDVKTDFMLVGTRKQLTKVSIDGIRVGDYNISPSSSVCNLGTWFDPHLNMDVHITKTCSSSFYYLYNIRHIRKYLSRSSTETLVHAFITSRLDYCNSLLYGLPKYQLSKLQRVMNASARLVKAIMGERAVSNVGDFTFRQGSVIVDFSVSLFHQPYQGITALQDAISIDRKIENTLTVSPVNLISPDVPFMAPVNITAINSSSTSVLLTWLPIPNEYSNGPILEYRVTFWELGSDNLEKRLWKKVIDGERLSSHVTNLEKFTTYQFRMAGVNRRGVGVDSEPIETKTDQDKPSSSPWDVKASNKSSTTIYVNWSPIPKQFIHGILLGYHVHYTNLDPNGYEDVITRTYPTDPTRTWALITNLLKFTSYQIQVSAFTIKGDGPLSDTIFERTQEDVPSRPPGNVKGNNLTSTSIVIHWSPISSRYAHGVLLGYKISYVTADAPNNRTWSETVVNQSATSAVIANLRKFTTYMVSVEGFTNKGSGIESKCVAVTTDEDRPDTFPANVTGFNRSSTSLFLEWKHIPPQHRNGILQGYKISYFSNSSYETVLHQTVHGSRTSTTLENLKKFTWYVIRVAGYTSKGLGPSPLQPLVIRTSEDVPSKPVIKLKARNTSHTSLLVDWKDIPRDYVHGILLGFRVLFWRFNESRDTYEIREVLPGERSVHLKDLWIYTKYKIQVLGFTAAGEGAVSEEIEVSTDEYVPSQSPVNVEAMNKTSPTKIEIQWKPIPDEFYVHGILRGYRVLYKAIATADETPEEESETKIVTVSSSSLSAVLENLDAYTRYEIEVLAFTIKGDGVKSEPIRAETCNCYSTVFSNWWINPPYVDSPDSNKSGIITPILKESVYSCCGNCSEHGTSRIDFEYTASLRPARKSGLVQFKNGFEEKTELHFPVYGFMDQTRFSDNYGFVPFVQSPGLALIIIGDEKGTAANLLLKSLAFCFPVLFLSIAMLWVSSLAMWFVETAANERHFPRNILQGSWEAMWWAFASMTTLGYGDRIPRTPFGRLVGLTWILLGVIMVTCFNSTMTTLLTARILDKEVNLYGTKIAAIQNSSGYRIAIRKNARVNPGGKEYTNLQEVYEALTSREVKGMLIDAYTVGSKKHLFNRRDLRISKLLDYSAAYGVVLGGEAKKIQKCLQKYVSEQRSEISKIVRNNVQAIEITPKSMSVERSSSLFDPRFPTYVRALIVCGVILGVMWLVGAKFEFAKKMGWVKFRKKGAESHSLPRRVELSRHKEEMKADLSRIVAIFKINCSRRIQHLRQRHKKELLLLAKLKRQANNALIHKGTLRKDSLFNFTFGLKTLELNHNSERNGLTKHDSSLKQDDEYMEAIV encoded by the exons ATCTCTGGTATCGTTGGTGCTGCTCTGGAGATCTCGGGCAATAGTTCTTGGGTAGACTTTGGCGTGTTACCAAGTTTGTGCATTAATCACCCTGAGACATGTCGATCAGGGTTTACAATCGCTCTCTGGCTCAAAATTCAAGGTTTCCAAAACAACAGAATTATTCTGCAATTAGGACAGCATCGTTTTTCGCGAGGTTTAACGATTTGGACGCAAAGGAGTCTGAGAAAGAACATAGGATTCAGCACTAACACTTTAAATCGCAAGTACTACTGGATGCTAGAATGGAAGAACGACAACTGGAATCACATTGCACTCAAATGGGACAATAGAGCCGGTAGTTTGAGGATTTATTTTAATTGCACTTTAGCCAAGGTcgtaaacaaaagtaaaaaggCTACGCCTTTGGAGGACAATAAACCATCGAGACTTACTTTAGGAGCAAGCCAtgcgaaaaaaaatcatatgaaATTGATGGTTGACGAATTTGCCATTTGGAACCACACTGTGTCAGATGACCTACTGTGCAAGGTGTTCAGAATTCACTCAG TGGATAAAAATTACAGTGAGTGGTCTGATTTTAGCCCTTGTTCAGTATCTTGTGGTAATGGCACGATGAAACGGACAAGGAACTGTAGCCTACCATTACCAACAAATCGTGATCAACACAACTGTTCTTTTATTGGACCCTCCGAGGAAGTAAAGTCGTGCTTTTTACGGGAATGTCCGCTGGACGAAAACTATTCACAATGGTCAGTCTTTAACAATTGTAGCAAGACCTGTGGTGGCGGAATCAAGAAAAGAAGTAGGACTTGTTCAAACCCGAAGTCTGGACTCGGTGGTAGAAATTGTTCTAGTCTAGGATTGACGGTCGAAGTTAAAAACTGCAATACACAACCTTGTCCTATAGATGGAGGGTACAGTGAGTGGACGGAGTTTTCACGATGTACAGTTTCTTGTGGAAATGGAACGAGACATAGAACTCGAAGTTGTTCCCGTCCACAACCTAAATATGGTGGGAGGGACTGTGCGCATTTAGGATCAAATATAGAAATTGCGATTTGCAACAATACTTTTTGCCCGACTCACGGGGGCTTTAGCGAATGGTCAACGTTCAGCAAATGTACAAGAACATGCGATAAGGGTATTCAAAAGAGGTCTAGAAAATGTTCTAATCCCGAGCCGAGCCATGGAGGAAAGGATTGCTCGAGTTTGGGAGCACATGTAGAGACAAGGGTATGCAATACTCAACATTGCCCAGTAAATGGTGGATTTACCGAGTGGACGAGATGGGGTGAATGTAGTAGATCATGCGGAGTTGGAATTAAAAACAGAACGCGATCCTGTAGTGATCCTATTCCTATGTATGGCGGAAACGAGTGTGATGGATATACAATCGACTTTACAGTTTGCAATATTGATCTGTGCCGGGTTGATGGAAACTATTCTTCATGGTCAAAGTTTAGTGCTTGTAGCAAAAGCTGTGCTGGTGGTAAAATGAAACGAACAAGAACGTGCACTAATCCACCTCCAGATAATGGAGAGGATTGTTCGCTGCTTGGTTCAGCGATAGAAATTAGAAACTGCAACACTTTTCCATGTCCAATAAATGGTAATTATTCATCGTGGTCTAACTTCAGTTTGTGTAGTAAAAGTTGCGGTAATGGTACGATGGAAAGAACGAGAAATTGTTCAAATCCAGAGCCAAAACACGGTGGCGTGAATTGCTCTTACTTAGGCCTTCCAAAGGAGGTAAAAAGTTGTAATGCATTTCCTTGTCCGATACATggtaatttttcttcctggtcaCTTTTTAGCGTTTGCAGCAAAAGCTGTGGAAATGGGAAAAAGACCAGAACTAGATCATGTTCAAATCCTGTTCCAAAACATGGTGGTAAAAACTGTTCTGCGCTTGAACCTCTAAAAGAGGTGCGTAGTTGTAACACCTTCCCCTGTCCTGTTCATGGAAACTACTCGCCTTGGTCAAATTTTAGCAGTTGTTCTAAAAGTTGTGGTAATGGTAAAATGGTACGAATACGAAAATGTTCAAATCCTACGCCAAAGCATGGTGGAAGAAATTGTTCATTGTTTGGGCACTCGACAGAAGTTCGAAGCTGCAATGCATTCCCTTGCCCAGTTCACGGAAATTATTCGACGTGGTCCAATTTCAGTGCATGTAGTAAAAGTTGCGGAAATGGGACAATGTCACGATTTAGAAACTGTACCAATCCGAAGCCTCGCCATAAAGGAAAGAACTGCTCTTCGTTAGGGGCCCCAGTAGATATTCAACTTTGTAATGTTTTTCCGTGTCCGATACACGGCGGATACACAGTTTGGGGAAACTTTACGCAATGCACGTTGTCATGTGGTAATGGCACCATGTATAGAACAAGAAACTGCTCCAATCCCGCACCTCGACATCGGGGCGAAAATTGCTCAAAGCTTGGACCAGCTGAGGAAATAAGAGCATGTAACGAGCATCCTTGTCCAATACACGGTGGCTACACGCAGTGGTCGGAGTTCAGTCAATGCTCGACAAGCTGTGGCAATGGCACTCATCGGAGAACGAGGCTATGTTCCAATCCAGCGCCAAAATTTGGAGGTAAAAACTGCTCTCTGTATGGTTTGGACATTGATGTCGAAAGTTGTTATTTGATTCCGTGTCCTTTAGATGGTGGATATAGCATGTGGTCAAACTTCACTGAATGTACCAAATCATGTAACGTCGGAAGACATACTCGAACTCGGCAGTGTAACAATCCTGTTCCTAAACACGGTGGGAAAGATTGTTCGAGCCTTGGTCCAGAGACAGACGTACAATTATGTAACACATTCCCCTGCCCCATCCATGGGGGATACAACCAGTGGAGTGGATTTGAGTCATGTACACGAACCTGCGGAGGAGGAAAGCTCATAAGGAGACGTTCCTGCATCAATCCGCCCCCTGCCCACGGAGGAAGAAATTGCAGTAGCCAGGGTCCAAGTATTGAGTAAAAAACGATTT ACTTGAGTGCCgcctttgacactgttgaccacaagattttattaaaagccCTTCAGACGAAACTAGGTGTTTGCGGCTCTGCTCTTTCGTGGTTCAAGTCTTATTTGGAAGGGAGATCTCAAAGAATTTGCATAAAAGAGACGCTTTCGCAgtcatttgatttgaagtgGGGTGTACCTCAAGGTTCTTGCCTTGGCCCGCTTTTGTTTACTATCTAttcaagtgatttgttttctctcctggaGTCCCATTTACCAACTGCGCATGCTTACGCGGACGATACTCAGTTGTATCTGTCCTTTAGTCCTAGTGTTGGCACTGGTGAGTTGGATGCGGTCACTGccattgaaaattgtattcGTGACATTAGACAGTGGATGTGTGTGAGGAAATTAATGCTAAATGATGTCAAGACTGATTTTATGCTTGTTGGGACACGGAAGCAGCTCACAAAGGTGTCTATCGATGGCATCAGAGTCGGAGATTATAATATTAGTCCTTCTTCATCAGTCTGTAATCTGGGCACATGGTTTGATCCGCATTTGAATATGGATGTACATATTACCAAAACATGCAGCAGctcattttattatctttataatATCAGACATATTAGGAAGTACTTATCTAGAAGTAGCACTGAAACACTAGTTCATGCGTTTATAACAAGCAGACTTGATTATTGCAACAGCCTTTTGTATGGGTTACCGAAATATCAGTTGTCTAAACTCCAGCGTGTTATGAATGCTAGTGCCCGTTTG GTTAAAGCGATTATGGGAGAACGGGCAGTATCTAATGTTGGAGATTTCACCTTCAG ACAAGGAAGCGTCATCGTAGATTTCTCTGTCAGCTTATTTCACCAACCCTACCAAGGAATTACCGCTCTTCAAGATGCCATCAGCATCGAcaggaaaatagaaaatacaCTTACGGTCTCACCTGTAAACCTCATTTCACCGGATG TCCCATTTATGGCACCAGTCAACATCACGGCTATTAATTCAAGCTCCACCTCAGTTCTCCTAACATGGCTACCAATTCCGAACGAGTATTCCAACGGTCCAATTCTGGAATACAGAGTTACTTTCTGGGAATTAGGAAGTGATAACTTAGAAAAAAGGCTATGGAAGAAGGTGATCGACGGGGAAAGACTGTCCTCACATGTGACTAACTTGGAGAAGTTCACCACCTACCAGTTTAGAATGGCAGGTGTCAATCGTCGAGGAGTCGGAGTGGACAGTGAaccaattgaaacaaaaacagatcAAGACA AGCCTAGTTCATCGCCGTGGGATGTAAAAGCCAGTAACAAAAGCAGCACAACCATTTACGTTAATTGGTCTCCGATCCCCAAACAGTTCATTCATGGAATTCTATTGGGTTACCATGTTCATTACACTAACTTGGATCCTAATGGATACGAAGACGTCATTACTCGTACATACCCGACTGACCCAACCAGAACCTGGGCTCTAATTACAAACCTGCTTAAGTTCACATCATATCAGATTCAAGTCAGCGCTTTTACAATTAAAGGAGACGGGCCATTGTCGGATACAATCTTCGAGCGGACACAGGAGGACg TCCCTAGCCGGCCCCCAGGAAATGTTAAAGGAAACAATCTTACATCCACAAGCATCGTGATCCACTGGAGCCCAATCTCCTCGCGCTATGCACACGGTGTTCTCCTGGGTTATAAAATATCTTATGTAACAGCAGACGCCCCGAATAATCGAACATGGAGCGAGACTGTAGTCAACCAGTCAGCAACGTCAGCGGTTATTGCCAATTTACGCAAGTTCACAACGTACATGGTATCTGTTGAAGGTTTTACCAACAAAGGAAGTGGAATTGAGAGCAAATGTGTGGCGGTGACCACGGATGAAGACA GACCCGATACCTTCCCTGCCAACGTCACCGGTTTCAACAGAAGCTCCACCTCTCTGTTTCTTGAGTGGAAACATATCCCTCCACAACACAGAAATGGCATTCTCCAAGGTTACAAGATTTCATATTTCTCTAATAGCTCTTATGAGACAGTCTTGCATCAGACAGTCCACGGTTCAAGGACGTCGACTACCCTTGAGAACTTGAAGAAATTCACGTGGTACGTCATCAGAGTGGCAGGGTACACCAGTAAAGGACTCGGTCCTTCACCTCTACAACCTTTAGTGATAAGGACAAGTGAAGATG TTCCTAGTAAACCTGTGATAAAATTAAAAGCTCGTAACACAAGCCACACGAGTCTCCTTGTGGACTGGAAAGACATACCACGTGACTACGTCCATGGGATACTATTGGGCTTTAGAGTGCTGTTCTGGCGATTCAATGAGTCACGTGACACGTATGAGATCAGAGAGGTTCTTCCTGGTGAACGATCCGTGCATCTAAAAGATTTGTGGATTTACACCAAATATAAAATACAAGTTCTTGGTTTCACGGCTGCTGGCGAAGGTGCTGTTAGCGAGGAAATCGAAGTCTCAACTGATGAATACG TTCCCAGTCAATCTCCTGTCAATGTTGAAGCGATGAACAAGACAAGTCCCACAAAAATCGAGATACAGTGGAAACCCATCCCAGATGAATTTTACGTCCATGGTATACTGCGTGGTTACAGAGTACTGTACAAGGCGATAGCCACTGCAGACGAGACGCCAGAGGAAGAGTCGGAAACTAAGATAGTAACAGTATCAAGCTCAAGCTTGTCTGCTGTTCTGGAAAATTTGGATGCATACACCCGATACGAGATCGAAGTTCTGGCATTTACCATTAAGGGCGACGGAGTGAAGAGTGAACCTATACGAGCAG AAACGTGTAACTGCTACAGCACTGTCTTCTCTAATTGGTGGATCAACCCGCCTTACGTTGACAGCCCCGATTCCAACAAGAGCGGCATCATCACTCCTATCCTAAAAGAATCTGTTTATTCCTGCTGTGGGAACTGCTCTGAGCATGGAACCTCACGAATAGACTTTGAGTACACTGCCTCTCTACGTCCTGCCAGGAAATCAGGGCTTGTTCAGTTCAAGAACGGCTTTGAGGAGAAAACTGAGCTTCATTTTCCAGTCTATGGCTTCATGGATCAGACTCGGTTTTCAGACAATTACGGATTTGTTCCTTTCGTCCAGTCGCCAGGCTTGGCACTGATCATAATCGGAGATGAAAAGGGAACCGCTGCAAATCTACTGCTCAAGTCACTGGCCTTTTGTTTCCCAGTACTCTTTTTGTCCATTGCCATGTTATGGGTGTCCAGTTTGGCCATGTGGTTTGTG GAAACTGCAGCTAATGAACGCCACTTTCCTCGCAATATTCTACAAGGAAGCTGGGAAGCGATGTGGTGGGCGTTTGCTTCCATGACAACTCTCGG GTACGGTGATCGGATTCCAAGGACTCCGTTTGGTCGCCTGGTGGGTTTAACTTGGATCCTTTTAGGCGTCATCATGGTGACTTGCTTTAACTCTACCATGACAACACTGCTGACCGCGAGAATTTTGGACAAAGAGGTTAATTTATATGGAACCAAG ATTGCTGCAATTCAGAATTCATCCGGGTATCGTATTGCTATCAGGAAAAATGCCCGAGTCAACCCCGGTG GCAAGGAGTACACTAATCTGCAAGAAGTTTACGAAGCTCTAACCAGTCGAGAGGTAAAAGGAATGCTTATCGATGCATACACGGTAGGGAGTAAGAAACATCTATTTAATCGACGGGATCTACGCATCAGTAAGCTACTGGACTACTCGGCTGCATACGGTGTGGTGCTAGGAGGAGAGGCCAAGAAGATACAGAAGTGTCTTCAAAAATACGTCAGCGAGCAGCGCTCTGAGATATCCAAGATTGTGAGGAATAACGTGCAAGCAATCGAG ATTACGCCTAAAAGCATGTCTGTCGAGCGCTCGAGCAGTCTGTTTGACCCGAGGTTTCCCACGTACGTGCGTGCGCTGATCGTCTGTGGTGTAATCCTTGGTGTGATGTGGCTAGTAGGAGCTAAGTTTGAGTTTGCTAAGAAGATGGGATGGGTAAAGTTCAGGAAAAAAG GTGCAGAGAGTCACTCTCTTCCAAGACGAGTGGAGTTGTCCAGACACAAAGAAGAAATGAAGGCTGATTTGTCCAGAATCGTTGCCATATTCAAGATCAACTGCTCGCGTCGTATACAACACTTGAGGCAACGCCACAAAAAAGAACTGCTTCTTTTAGCCAAGCTCAAGAGACAAGCAAACAATGCGTTAATCCATAAAGGAACTTTACGGAAGGACAGTTTATTTAACTTTACTTTTGGACTAAAAACACTCGAGTTAAATCATAATTCAGAAAGAAATGGTCTAACAAAGCATGACTCGTCACTGAAACAAGACGATGAATATATGGAAGCCATCGTGTAG